One part of the Dioscorea cayenensis subsp. rotundata cultivar TDr96_F1 chromosome 2, TDr96_F1_v2_PseudoChromosome.rev07_lg8_w22 25.fasta, whole genome shotgun sequence genome encodes these proteins:
- the LOC120272916 gene encoding uncharacterized mitochondrial protein AtMg00810-like, whose protein sequence is MDEDGSKDSHQGLYVDGMVYTSDSQALIDQFQGEMKKKFNMADLGLIRYFLGLEIHQSIGGVFLSQTWYIEDLLRELNMKQYRHADTPMGINEKFLDEDEAKFIDAKVYRSLIGKLLYVVHTRPDICYAVNFLSRFMSRPNVKHLCAAKRVVKYLAGTLKLGLFYPNRSEKCLEGFTDSEWGGSLNNRKSTSGMFFRLCSCAITWGSKKQDVVALS, encoded by the coding sequence ATGGATGAAGATGGTAGCAAAGATTCTCATCAGGGCCTATACGTCGATGGTATGGTATATACCAGTGACTCGCAAGCATTAATTGATCAATTTCAAGgtgaaatgaagaagaagtttaatATGGCGGACTTGGGACTGATTAGATACTTTCTTGGGTTGGAGATACATCAGTCAATTGGAGGAGTATTCCTATCACAGACATGGTACATTGAAGATTTATTAAGAGAACTGAATATGAAGCAATATAGACATGCAGATACACCAATGgggattaatgaaaaatttctaGACGAAGATGAAGCTAAGTTTATTGATGCTAAGGTGTACAGGAGTTTGATTGGAAAACTTCTGTATGTTGTGCACACTAGACCCGATATATGCTATGCAGTGAATTTCCTCTCAAGATTCATGAGTAGACCAAATGTGAAGCATCTTTGTGCAGCTAAAAGGGTGGTAAAATATTTGGCTGGAACTCTGAAGCTTGGACTGTTCTATCCCAATAGAAGTGAAAAGTGTTTGGAGGGCTTTACGGATAGTGAGTGGGGTGGTTCTTTGAACAATCGAAAGAGCACCTCAGGTATGTTTTTCAGGCTCTGTTCCTGCGCAATCACCTGGGGATCAAAGAAGCAGGATGTTGTGGCACTATCATAA